One stretch of Schlesneria sp. DSM 10557 DNA includes these proteins:
- the trpB gene encoding tryptophan synthase subunit beta, which yields MSVVSSTVPSSAYGPATSQVPDAEGRFGEFGRRFVPETLMHALEELTVEYTRAKADPAFHKQLDSLLRTFVGRPNPLYFAERLTKECGGAQIYFKREDLNHTGAHKINNTIGQALLTLRMGKKRVIAETGAGQHGVATATACARFGLPCVVYMGEEDIRRQKLNVFIMRTMGAEVRPVTSGSRTLRDAINEAMRDWMASVADTHYILGSVVGPHPFPMIVRDFQSVIGKEARSQCLEATGKLPEEVVACVGGGSNSAGMFYPFVDDTTVELSGVEPGGRGPNPGDHASTLSYGNKGILHGTYSYVLQDEDGQTSDVHSISAGLDYPGVGPEHAYWKDTGRVNYVNIGDDLALKTLQHVARTEGILPALESSHAIAYALQRAKQRKPSDVIVVCLSGRGDKDVNEVARLTGKDL from the coding sequence ATGTCTGTTGTTTCCTCCACGGTTCCCTCCTCAGCATACGGCCCGGCAACGTCACAGGTTCCGGACGCGGAAGGCCGCTTCGGTGAATTCGGTCGACGGTTCGTCCCCGAGACGCTGATGCACGCACTCGAAGAACTGACGGTCGAATACACCCGAGCCAAGGCCGATCCCGCCTTTCATAAGCAACTGGATTCCCTGTTGCGTACCTTTGTCGGCCGCCCGAATCCACTGTACTTCGCCGAACGACTGACGAAGGAATGCGGGGGAGCCCAGATCTATTTCAAGCGAGAAGATCTGAATCACACCGGCGCTCACAAGATCAATAACACGATTGGACAGGCGCTGCTGACCCTGAGAATGGGGAAGAAACGGGTCATCGCCGAGACCGGTGCCGGTCAGCATGGCGTTGCCACTGCGACCGCGTGTGCCCGCTTCGGCCTGCCCTGCGTCGTCTACATGGGTGAAGAAGATATCCGCCGACAGAAACTGAATGTCTTCATCATGCGAACCATGGGGGCTGAAGTCCGCCCGGTGACCAGTGGCTCACGCACTCTCCGCGATGCCATCAACGAAGCGATGCGCGACTGGATGGCATCCGTCGCCGACACCCATTACATCCTCGGTTCCGTCGTGGGGCCTCACCCCTTCCCCATGATCGTCCGTGACTTCCAGTCCGTCATTGGGAAAGAAGCCCGCTCGCAATGCCTCGAAGCGACCGGAAAACTGCCTGAGGAAGTCGTCGCCTGCGTGGGTGGCGGCTCCAACTCGGCCGGTATGTTCTATCCCTTCGTCGACGACACGACTGTGGAACTGAGCGGTGTGGAACCGGGCGGACGTGGTCCGAATCCCGGTGATCATGCCAGCACCCTCTCGTACGGTAACAAAGGGATTCTTCATGGAACGTACAGTTACGTCCTGCAGGATGAGGATGGGCAGACGTCGGACGTCCATTCAATTTCGGCCGGTCTCGACTATCCCGGCGTCGGCCCCGAACATGCCTACTGGAAAGACACCGGTCGCGTGAATTACGTGAATATCGGTGATGACCTGGCGCTCAAGACCCTCCAGCATGTGGCTCGTACAGAAGGGATCCTGCCCGCACTGGAAAGCTCACACGCAATCGCTTACGCACTGCAACGAGCCAAACAGCGCAAGCCGTCGGACGTGATTGTCGTCTGCCTGTCGGGACGGGGGGACAAAGACGTCAACGAAGTCGCTCGACTGACCGGCAAGGACCTGTAA
- a CDS encoding FAD-binding oxidoreductase yields MTTSLAQPVRTTHRPQQLLERLRAVVGEESLLFNPEELLVYECDGFVVDKKSPDVVVFPTTTEQVVAIVQICNEFDVPFVPRGAGTSLAGGCLPVGGGVMIALTRMRKILEVNYRDRYAVVEPGLVNVHLTQHLKGSGYHFAPDPSSQGACTIGGNFATNSGGPHTLKYGVTVNHVLGAEVVLPSGEVVQLGGPTEETPGYDLTGLFVGNEGTLGIATKVIVRLTRDPAAYRTMLGIFETVSDATKAISEIIGAGIVPAALEMMDQGIVSAVEQAFHFGFPLDAGAVLLIEVDGLEVAVDEEAQRIINLCTANGAREVRQANSTKERLLLWKCRKQAFGAIGRLSPSYCTQDGVVPRTKLPQILEHIIDCGIRHGLRIVNVFHAGDGNIHPILLFDERDTEQVERVLKASDEILSKCIELGGSVTGEHGIGVEKINFMDKLFAPEDLNVMRSIRDCFNPAGRCSPGKMLPTSAGCGNEAPLKQKPGRRAAM; encoded by the coding sequence ATGACCACATCCCTGGCTCAACCCGTTCGGACGACTCATCGACCTCAGCAGCTTCTCGAACGGTTAAGGGCCGTGGTGGGCGAAGAGTCGTTGCTTTTCAATCCCGAAGAACTGCTGGTTTACGAGTGCGATGGATTCGTCGTCGATAAGAAATCGCCCGATGTGGTCGTCTTTCCGACAACGACCGAGCAAGTCGTTGCGATCGTTCAAATCTGCAACGAGTTCGACGTCCCTTTCGTTCCCCGCGGGGCGGGAACCAGTCTCGCCGGGGGGTGCCTCCCCGTCGGGGGGGGCGTCATGATCGCGCTCACCCGGATGAGGAAGATTCTGGAAGTCAACTACCGCGATCGCTATGCCGTGGTCGAACCGGGACTCGTCAATGTGCACCTGACACAGCACTTGAAAGGGAGCGGTTATCACTTTGCCCCGGACCCTTCGAGTCAGGGAGCCTGCACGATCGGCGGAAACTTCGCCACAAACTCCGGGGGACCCCACACGCTCAAGTACGGCGTGACCGTGAACCACGTACTCGGGGCGGAAGTCGTGCTGCCCAGTGGTGAAGTCGTCCAGTTAGGTGGACCGACAGAAGAAACGCCGGGCTACGATCTGACCGGACTGTTCGTCGGCAACGAAGGAACCCTCGGTATCGCGACAAAAGTCATCGTCCGACTGACACGCGATCCCGCTGCGTACCGCACGATGCTCGGAATTTTCGAAACGGTTTCCGACGCCACGAAAGCGATCAGCGAAATTATCGGGGCCGGGATCGTTCCTGCGGCACTCGAGATGATGGACCAGGGGATTGTCAGTGCCGTCGAGCAGGCGTTCCATTTTGGATTTCCGCTCGATGCCGGTGCGGTCCTGCTGATCGAAGTCGATGGCCTGGAAGTCGCTGTCGACGAAGAAGCGCAACGCATCATCAATCTCTGTACGGCGAACGGGGCACGTGAAGTTCGGCAGGCGAATTCGACGAAAGAGCGACTCCTGCTGTGGAAATGCCGCAAGCAGGCGTTCGGTGCGATTGGGCGACTGAGTCCCAGCTATTGCACGCAAGACGGCGTGGTGCCCCGCACCAAGCTGCCTCAGATTCTCGAACACATCATCGATTGCGGGATCCGGCACGGACTGCGAATCGTGAATGTCTTCCACGCGGGCGACGGCAACATCCACCCGATTCTGCTGTTCGATGAACGGGATACCGAACAGGTGGAACGAGTTCTCAAAGCGAGCGACGAGATCCTCAGCAAGTGCATTGAACTGGGGGGAAGCGTCACGGGGGAACACGGCATCGGCGTCGAAAAAATCAACTTCATGGACAAGCTGTTCGCTCCTGAAGACCTGAACGTCATGCGATCCATTCGCGACTGTTTCAATCCCGCTGGCCGCTGCAGTCCCGGGAAAATGCTCCCCACCTCCGCAGGGTGTGGAAACGAAGCTCCACTCAAGCAGAAGCCGGGTCGACGAGCTGCGATGTAG
- a CDS encoding alpha/beta hydrolase, protein MTERSFFNFDWESGDSDRLDPTPWGRRFHDLTPPVEDSVLDGTFDEDQLPTHSEIIELIETLHAGESSPFLPRPKSDRPHSVHLPEHYEARYAYPLVVWFHGDGSSEEELASVMPNISERNYIGLALRGDVRSGDGYRWSTTDEAVRELIDDVESLVLSLRRERHIHSERIYLAGFGSGASAAMELLLHKPEWFGGAACFYGSLPLVPFSQRQAHELRDKRVLLAATTNARSGNARGLIAAGRLLNASGVRIGTRFYQDYGTAPTVKMLSDINHWLMDDVCSSVT, encoded by the coding sequence ATGACCGAACGCTCCTTTTTCAACTTCGATTGGGAGTCCGGAGACTCTGATCGTCTCGATCCGACGCCGTGGGGCCGCAGGTTCCATGATTTGACGCCCCCCGTTGAAGATTCTGTCCTGGACGGAACGTTCGATGAGGATCAGCTTCCCACGCACAGCGAGATCATCGAACTGATCGAGACGCTGCATGCCGGCGAATCGAGCCCGTTTCTGCCACGTCCGAAATCGGATCGTCCCCACTCGGTTCATCTGCCGGAACACTACGAGGCGCGGTACGCCTATCCGCTCGTCGTCTGGTTCCATGGCGACGGCTCGTCTGAGGAAGAGCTGGCCTCGGTGATGCCGAACATCAGTGAGCGGAACTACATCGGTCTGGCCCTGCGTGGGGATGTTCGATCGGGTGACGGATACCGCTGGTCAACGACGGATGAGGCTGTCCGGGAACTGATCGACGATGTCGAGTCACTCGTGTTGTCTCTGCGTCGGGAACGTCACATCCACAGCGAGCGAATCTATCTGGCTGGCTTTGGGAGCGGCGCCTCAGCGGCGATGGAACTGCTGCTGCACAAGCCGGAATGGTTTGGCGGGGCGGCCTGTTTCTACGGATCGCTGCCACTCGTCCCCTTCTCGCAGCGACAGGCTCATGAACTGCGTGATAAGCGGGTTCTGCTTGCCGCAACGACGAATGCCCGATCCGGCAATGCCCGTGGCCTGATCGCCGCAGGACGCCTGCTGAATGCTTCTGGTGTGCGGATCGGCACCCGCTTTTACCAGGACTACGGCACGGCTCCCACCGTCAAGATGCTGAGTGACATCAATCACTGGCTGATGGATGACGTCTGTTCGTCCGTGACCTGA
- the folD gene encoding bifunctional methylenetetrahydrofolate dehydrogenase/methenyltetrahydrofolate cyclohydrolase FolD: MPAQLIDGKAIAAAIRERLTQDVAEFRQKTHITPKLAAILVGDDPASQVYVRNKENACAKVGIDSDVFRLPATTTQAELLALVNRLNEDSTVHGILVQLPLPDQIHETTVLDAVSAAKDVDCFHPENVGRLAQGRPRFLPCTPHGVQVLLRESGTRLDGAHVVVLGRSEIVGKPVAMMLVQKGETANATVTICHSRTKNLPELTRTADVLIAAIGKPEFVTADMVKPGAVVIDVGINRVGDKLVGDVAFGPVSEVASAITPVPGGVGPMTIAMLLENTLTAARLRSSAR, translated from the coding sequence ATGCCCGCTCAGTTAATCGACGGAAAGGCAATCGCTGCTGCGATCCGTGAGCGATTGACGCAAGACGTTGCCGAGTTCCGCCAGAAGACTCACATCACGCCGAAGCTGGCCGCCATCCTCGTCGGCGACGATCCTGCCAGCCAGGTCTATGTACGAAATAAAGAAAACGCTTGTGCGAAGGTCGGAATCGATAGTGATGTCTTCCGCCTCCCTGCGACGACGACCCAGGCGGAACTGCTGGCGCTGGTTAATCGACTGAATGAAGATTCGACCGTGCATGGCATTCTGGTGCAGTTGCCGTTGCCTGATCAGATTCATGAAACGACCGTACTGGACGCGGTGTCCGCTGCGAAGGACGTGGATTGCTTTCACCCCGAGAACGTCGGGCGGTTGGCTCAGGGGCGTCCTCGATTTCTCCCCTGTACCCCGCACGGTGTTCAGGTGCTGCTGAGGGAGTCGGGGACTCGGCTGGATGGGGCCCATGTCGTGGTGCTGGGGCGAAGCGAGATTGTCGGTAAGCCTGTGGCGATGATGCTCGTTCAGAAAGGGGAGACCGCGAATGCCACGGTCACGATCTGCCACAGTCGCACGAAAAACCTGCCCGAGCTGACTCGTACCGCCGACGTCCTGATCGCGGCGATCGGAAAGCCGGAGTTTGTCACGGCCGATATGGTCAAGCCGGGGGCCGTCGTGATCGACGTCGGCATCAACCGGGTTGGTGACAAACTGGTAGGGGATGTGGCCTTCGGACCGGTGTCGGAAGTCGCCTCCGCAATCACGCCCGTTCCCGGCGGAGTCGGCCCGATGACGATCGCCATGCTGCTTGAGAATACGCTGACGGCGGCCCGACTCCGGTCGAGTGCCCGGTAA
- a CDS encoding shikimate kinase, whose amino-acid sequence MLITLIGYRGTGKSTVAPRLAAKLGFDWVDADVELENTTGRSIREIFATDGEPEFRRLEREVLVQLLKRDRLVIAAGGGAILNEATRQDMRNAGPVVWLQASVATIARRILRNGSPSNHRPNLTAMGGVEEIRALVSQREPLYQSCATVTVMSEGTSIEGLVQRILTQLPPEFRQQATT is encoded by the coding sequence ATGCTTATCACTCTCATCGGTTATCGTGGCACAGGAAAAAGCACCGTCGCTCCGCGTCTGGCCGCGAAACTCGGTTTTGACTGGGTGGATGCCGATGTTGAACTCGAAAATACGACGGGCCGGTCGATTCGCGAGATCTTCGCGACGGATGGTGAGCCCGAGTTCCGGCGGCTTGAGCGTGAAGTCCTGGTTCAGTTACTGAAACGGGATCGTCTGGTGATTGCCGCCGGTGGGGGGGCCATCCTGAATGAAGCGACGCGACAGGACATGCGAAATGCCGGGCCGGTCGTCTGGCTTCAGGCGAGCGTCGCGACGATCGCTCGGCGCATCCTGCGGAATGGCTCGCCGTCCAATCACCGACCAAATCTGACAGCGATGGGAGGGGTCGAAGAGATTCGAGCTCTTGTCTCCCAGCGGGAACCGTTGTACCAGTCGTGCGCAACAGTGACCGTCATGTCGGAAGGGACTTCGATCGAAGGTCTCGTTCAGCGAATCCTGACCCAACTTCCTCCAGAATTCCGACAGCAGGCGACCACATGA
- a CDS encoding A24 family peptidase: protein MIPGDIPLIIVLSWLFIFGAVVGSFLNVCIYRIPQHERLWDQLTGLNHPPSSCPYCKKRILAVDNVPILGWLRLGGRCRFCRHAISMRYALIELFNGLLWVVLYLAIVPAGFNARIEWSALYSPLGALAQPGLTQPMQVWLVNAQYVYFLILAEALLVATFIDFDLMIIPDGVTVPATIAGIIGAGILGAPALWPAWFFSAYELNGLQPVLPVWLHWMLYLPEQIPFFNAHPHLHGLFSSVLGLIVGGGTVWIVRILGHWAFQREAMGFGDVILMAMIGSFMGWQASLIVFFLVAPLCALIATSITFTLRSSREIPFGPYLSVAAMMVVLGWNHYFSKFETFFSRGPLLPIVFLLMGLLFAPLLVLTRFVKQQLGFREEPLIIEEWTSADQLSFFDSKRRCDTPWPGVAAGQSRLHSDRWRGTR from the coding sequence ATGATTCCCGGCGATATCCCGCTCATTATTGTCCTGAGCTGGCTGTTTATCTTCGGGGCGGTGGTGGGGAGCTTCCTCAACGTCTGCATCTATCGCATTCCGCAGCATGAACGGCTGTGGGATCAGTTGACTGGGTTGAATCATCCTCCTTCTTCGTGTCCGTACTGCAAAAAGCGGATTCTGGCCGTCGATAATGTCCCGATTCTCGGCTGGTTGCGGCTGGGGGGGAGATGTCGTTTCTGTCGACATGCAATCTCAATGCGGTACGCGTTGATCGAGCTCTTTAACGGACTGCTGTGGGTTGTCCTTTATCTGGCGATCGTTCCCGCAGGGTTTAATGCGCGGATTGAATGGAGTGCTCTCTATTCTCCGCTCGGCGCTCTGGCACAGCCGGGGCTGACCCAGCCGATGCAGGTCTGGCTGGTGAATGCGCAATACGTCTACTTCCTGATTCTCGCAGAAGCACTGCTGGTGGCGACATTCATCGATTTCGACCTGATGATCATTCCCGACGGGGTGACGGTCCCTGCTACCATTGCCGGGATCATCGGTGCGGGAATTCTGGGGGCTCCCGCGCTGTGGCCCGCGTGGTTCTTCTCTGCTTACGAGCTGAATGGACTACAGCCTGTGTTGCCCGTGTGGCTGCACTGGATGCTTTACCTGCCCGAGCAGATTCCGTTCTTCAACGCCCATCCGCATCTGCACGGTCTCTTCTCGAGCGTGCTCGGCCTGATTGTGGGTGGGGGAACCGTCTGGATCGTGCGGATTCTGGGGCACTGGGCCTTTCAGCGGGAAGCGATGGGGTTCGGGGATGTGATTCTGATGGCGATGATTGGCAGCTTCATGGGCTGGCAGGCGTCTCTCATCGTGTTCTTCCTCGTGGCACCTCTGTGTGCCCTGATTGCCACCTCAATCACGTTCACGCTGCGGTCCTCGCGAGAAATCCCGTTCGGGCCTTACTTGAGTGTTGCGGCCATGATGGTCGTGCTCGGCTGGAATCACTACTTCTCGAAGTTCGAGACATTCTTCAGCCGCGGCCCGCTACTACCGATTGTCTTTTTACTGATGGGCTTGCTGTTCGCCCCGCTGCTGGTGTTGACGCGATTTGTCAAACAGCAGCTTGGGTTTCGCGAGGAACCATTGATCATCGAAGAATGGACATCGGCCGATCAGCTTTCGTTCTTTGACAGCAAGCGAAGGTGTGATACTCCCTGGCCGGGGGTGGCAGCGGGGCAGAGTCGATTGCACAGTGACCGTTGGCGGGGAACGCGGTAA
- a CDS encoding 2-hydroxyacid dehydrogenase, with protein sequence MTSATTPVPIMGDGLPPVLREMLGPDIEILEWDESPQSPSLARAVGVLTFGHPRVDGPLMDRMPNLKVISNHGVGVDHIDVAAARERKIPVGNTPGCLDASTADMTMALLLATARNVVVGDQFARSAEFTHYDPAQLIGYEVSGSTLGIVGLGRIGRQVARRARAFDMRVLYHNRNRDAEAERDLGVEYAAFDDLLKESDFVALNCPLTPETTNLIGTRELGLMKPTGILLNMARGAVVDHDALFAALNSRRIAGAGLDVTNPEPLPRNHPLLSLTNIVITPHLGSASNRTRHRMMQMTVENLQAGLKSSPLPWAV encoded by the coding sequence ATGACATCCGCTACGACGCCAGTTCCCATCATGGGTGATGGACTTCCGCCAGTCCTGCGTGAGATGCTCGGTCCGGATATTGAGATCCTTGAGTGGGACGAGTCGCCGCAATCACCGAGTCTGGCCCGTGCTGTGGGCGTCCTGACATTCGGACATCCCCGCGTCGATGGACCCCTGATGGATCGGATGCCGAACCTGAAGGTGATCAGCAACCACGGTGTCGGAGTTGATCACATTGACGTGGCAGCGGCTCGGGAACGCAAGATTCCCGTCGGGAACACACCCGGCTGTCTCGACGCATCGACGGCCGACATGACGATGGCGCTGCTGCTGGCGACCGCCCGCAACGTTGTCGTCGGGGATCAGTTCGCCCGTTCTGCCGAATTCACTCATTACGATCCGGCTCAGTTGATCGGCTACGAAGTCTCGGGCAGCACGCTGGGGATCGTCGGGCTGGGACGGATCGGCCGCCAGGTCGCTCGCCGTGCCCGGGCCTTCGATATGCGAGTGCTCTATCACAATCGTAACCGTGACGCCGAAGCGGAGCGGGACCTCGGCGTCGAGTACGCAGCGTTTGATGATCTGCTGAAGGAATCTGACTTTGTGGCACTCAACTGCCCTCTGACGCCCGAAACGACCAATCTGATTGGGACGCGTGAACTGGGCTTAATGAAGCCGACGGGGATCCTGCTGAATATGGCACGCGGGGCGGTCGTTGATCATGACGCCCTGTTCGCGGCACTTAACTCTCGACGCATCGCCGGAGCGGGGCTGGATGTGACCAATCCCGAACCCCTTCCGCGCAACCATCCGTTACTGTCGCTGACGAATATTGTGATCACGCCTCACCTGGGAAGTGCGTCCAATCGCACGCGTCACCGCATGATGCAGATGACGGTCGAGAATCTTCAGGCAGGTCTGAAGTCCAGCCCCTTGCCATGGGCTGTTTAG
- a CDS encoding peptidylprolyl isomerase — MAAIGLVWLCCFTALAAADDAPATVASVNGVSITQGDVDFALSQQGVAPDQRGKETPKVIERLIDRQLIREFLASQKIEPPEEEVQFQISKAEAYIRKGGEDPAVVLAKLGYSSSRLKAELGLPLAWQVYVRKTVTAEQVKDYFEQHKQELDGTQLRANQIVLKLPMPAEADVVEAKKKVLAEVRNDLMAKKLTFAEAAMKYSESPTRARGGDVGLFGWQGKLPAAVSHAAFALKIGEISEPIVSPVGVHLIQVTERQVGDFSLEDVRPVIMERLSQQMWTQTVQQARTGARIERRATP, encoded by the coding sequence ATGGCCGCCATAGGACTGGTCTGGTTGTGCTGTTTTACGGCCTTGGCCGCTGCTGACGATGCGCCTGCCACCGTCGCCAGTGTGAATGGAGTGTCGATTACGCAAGGGGATGTCGATTTCGCTCTGTCGCAGCAGGGTGTCGCGCCGGACCAGCGCGGTAAAGAAACTCCCAAAGTCATCGAGCGATTGATTGATCGACAACTCATTCGTGAGTTTCTGGCGTCTCAAAAAATTGAGCCCCCCGAAGAGGAAGTGCAGTTTCAGATTTCGAAAGCGGAAGCCTACATTCGCAAGGGAGGGGAAGATCCTGCCGTTGTCCTCGCGAAGCTGGGCTATTCGTCCAGCCGACTGAAAGCGGAGCTCGGGCTGCCGCTCGCCTGGCAGGTCTATGTCCGGAAGACGGTGACTGCCGAACAGGTCAAAGACTATTTCGAGCAGCATAAGCAGGAACTGGATGGGACTCAGCTTCGCGCCAACCAGATCGTGTTGAAACTGCCCATGCCTGCAGAGGCTGACGTGGTGGAAGCGAAGAAGAAGGTGCTGGCTGAAGTCCGAAATGATCTGATGGCGAAGAAATTGACCTTCGCGGAAGCAGCGATGAAGTATTCGGAGTCGCCGACTCGCGCACGTGGAGGGGACGTGGGACTGTTCGGCTGGCAGGGAAAACTTCCCGCGGCTGTTTCGCATGCGGCGTTCGCCCTCAAAATCGGTGAGATCAGCGAACCGATCGTCTCACCGGTCGGCGTGCACCTGATCCAGGTCACAGAACGTCAGGTGGGAGATTTCAGTCTTGAGGATGTCCGACCTGTTATCATGGAGCGGCTCTCTCAACAGATGTGGACCCAGACCGTTCAACAAGCACGAACGGGTGCTCGCATCGAACGACGAGCGACCCCCTGA
- the speA gene encoding biosynthetic arginine decarboxylase, with product MNDETLQRIQQAYGVENWSAGYFDINGKGHVVVRPVQGDSRSVDLKDLVDDLLSKQKQQSPLLLRFPQILTSQLRRLSTAYHSAITQYGFHGLHYPVFPMKVNPRREVVEEFLRDSNRYRVGLECGSKAELYAAVAQEQNAESLLLCNGFKDEAFIRTALLAVQAGKRVVIIVEKMNELKMVVKLAQQTGVAPWIGLRAKLYSRGSGKWASSGGDAAKFGLTTSELLDCVRLLRENKLDHRLKLLHFHIGSQITDIKRVKNAMKEAARVYSKLRQIGCEIEFLDIGGGLGVDYDGSQTRYDSSVNYTVQEFANDVVYTIKSVCDEEHVPHPHLVTESGRFMTAYHTVFITSIRDEIETFADDVPVVTIDNDDPQVITELKDLCDGINGKNYNEYYHDALEHKDELHTQFNLGLISLEDRAKGEVLFWEVCARALKESEEDKFPDDEFEALKKILAQKYLCNFSLFRSAPDSWAIKQLFPIVPIHRLNEIPSDFATLVDVTCDSDGKIDKFIDLKDVKETLELHRWQDGEDYYLGIFLTGAYQEVMGSHHNLFGNPNEAQVVIDADGRYHVTKLVPGSRINDMLQFARYDRLQLLESYKKQLAARVDAGALSKETAEQLAKDYESGAGKGTYLE from the coding sequence ATGAATGACGAAACTCTGCAGCGAATCCAACAGGCGTATGGCGTCGAGAACTGGTCAGCCGGATATTTCGATATCAATGGCAAGGGGCACGTCGTTGTCCGTCCCGTCCAGGGAGATTCGCGTTCAGTCGATTTGAAGGATCTCGTCGATGATCTGCTGTCGAAGCAGAAACAGCAGTCACCCCTGCTGCTGCGATTCCCTCAGATCCTGACCAGCCAGTTGAGACGGCTTTCGACGGCCTACCATTCAGCCATCACCCAGTACGGCTTCCACGGGCTGCACTATCCGGTCTTTCCGATGAAGGTGAATCCCCGACGTGAAGTGGTCGAAGAGTTCCTGCGGGACAGTAATCGTTACCGGGTCGGGCTGGAGTGTGGTTCAAAAGCAGAACTCTACGCGGCGGTGGCACAAGAGCAGAATGCCGAATCGCTGCTGTTGTGTAACGGCTTCAAGGACGAAGCGTTCATTCGCACGGCGCTGCTGGCTGTGCAGGCAGGAAAACGGGTCGTCATCATCGTTGAGAAAATGAACGAGCTCAAGATGGTCGTCAAGCTGGCGCAGCAGACCGGGGTCGCTCCCTGGATCGGCCTGCGCGCCAAGCTCTACTCACGCGGGTCGGGGAAATGGGCTTCGTCCGGAGGTGACGCCGCCAAGTTCGGACTGACGACATCAGAACTGCTTGATTGTGTTCGTCTGCTGCGGGAAAACAAACTTGACCACCGCCTGAAGCTGCTGCATTTCCATATCGGGTCGCAGATCACGGACATCAAACGTGTCAAGAACGCGATGAAAGAGGCTGCACGCGTTTACTCCAAACTGCGACAGATCGGCTGCGAGATCGAGTTCCTCGACATCGGCGGCGGTCTGGGGGTGGACTATGACGGCTCACAGACGCGCTATGACTCGAGCGTCAACTACACCGTGCAGGAGTTCGCGAACGACGTCGTCTACACCATCAAGTCTGTCTGTGATGAAGAGCATGTCCCCCATCCGCATCTGGTGACGGAGAGCGGGCGGTTTATGACGGCCTATCACACCGTCTTTATCACGTCGATTCGCGATGAGATCGAAACCTTCGCCGACGATGTCCCTGTCGTGACCATCGACAACGACGATCCTCAAGTCATCACGGAACTCAAAGACCTGTGCGACGGGATCAACGGCAAGAACTATAATGAGTACTACCACGATGCCCTCGAACACAAAGACGAACTGCATACGCAGTTCAATCTGGGGTTAATCAGTCTCGAAGATCGGGCGAAAGGGGAAGTGCTGTTCTGGGAAGTCTGTGCCCGGGCTCTGAAAGAATCCGAAGAGGACAAGTTCCCCGATGATGAGTTTGAAGCACTGAAGAAAATTCTGGCTCAGAAGTACCTGTGCAACTTCTCTCTGTTCCGCTCAGCCCCGGACAGCTGGGCGATCAAGCAATTGTTTCCCATCGTTCCGATCCACCGCCTGAACGAGATTCCGTCAGACTTCGCGACGCTGGTCGACGTCACCTGCGACAGCGATGGAAAGATCGACAAGTTCATCGATCTGAAGGATGTGAAAGAGACGCTCGAACTGCACCGCTGGCAGGATGGTGAGGACTATTACCTGGGAATCTTCCTCACCGGGGCGTATCAGGAGGTGATGGGAAGTCACCACAACCTGTTCGGCAATCCCAACGAAGCTCAGGTGGTGATCGATGCCGACGGCCGATACCACGTGACCAAACTGGTCCCAGGGAGCCGCATCAACGACATGCTGCAGTTCGCCCGTTATGACAGACTGCAGCTGCTGGAATCGTACAAGAAGCAGTTGGCCGCACGCGTCGATGCCGGTGCTCTGTCAAAAGAAACGGCCGAGCAACTGGCCAAGGACTACGAAAGCGGTGCCGGAAAAGGGACCTATCTCGAGTAG